One part of the Alistipes onderdonkii genome encodes these proteins:
- a CDS encoding right-handed parallel beta-helix repeat-containing protein: MNRTLRKCCAALLAILAVYAAPAAEKTVYLKDFLAPGAAGTDAVPAVRAALEHCAEVGASRLVLPGGQLRMRPDRAVEKYQFISNNDESLKRIAFDLVGMRDFEIDGNGTELLFTGFISPFSLEDCENITVRDLTIDFTRTFNSEGTVVAKGDGWLEIEFPEDYLCDIVNGCLRFRDAEGTVYPFSNLLEFDAVRREPAFRATDYWLSNRTIPAEKCANGNIRILRKDLTATVGNVMVFGAAARYNPGFTLADCRGVAIRDVNLYHCGGMGVIAQRSRDIELRKLVIVPSPGKGRMISITADATHYVNCGGYIRMIDCTFENQKDDATNIHGLYMAVEKVGGADKLLLRWRNSGQYGVDFIVPGMTLELVDNNNVETYARRTVKSVRRLNKVYTEVTFTEPLPDGVEPMHVVAADDEYPEVLIKGCRMRGNRARGLLLGSRNRMVIEDNYFHIAGAAILIEGDANYWYEQSGVRDVVIRRNLFENGNYGSPGWGSACIAVGSGIPDRETSRYHRNIRVEGNTFRVFDPRIVNLYCVDGFVFTRDNVIEYTDDYPYVLDEKRNFITRNCDRVVVDKKQTDKK, from the coding sequence ATGAACCGAACCCTGAGAAAATGCTGCGCCGCCCTGCTGGCCATCCTGGCCGTATATGCGGCACCTGCGGCGGAAAAAACCGTCTACCTGAAAGATTTCCTTGCGCCCGGCGCTGCCGGGACGGATGCCGTGCCCGCCGTGCGGGCCGCGCTGGAACACTGTGCCGAGGTCGGCGCCTCGCGGCTCGTGCTGCCCGGCGGCCAGCTCCGCATGCGTCCCGACCGGGCGGTCGAAAAGTACCAGTTCATCAGCAACAACGACGAGAGCCTCAAGCGCATTGCGTTCGACCTGGTGGGTATGCGCGACTTCGAGATCGACGGCAACGGCACCGAACTGCTCTTCACGGGCTTCATCTCGCCGTTCAGCCTCGAAGACTGTGAGAACATTACGGTGCGCGACCTGACGATCGACTTCACCCGTACGTTCAATTCCGAGGGCACCGTTGTGGCGAAGGGCGACGGTTGGCTGGAAATCGAGTTCCCCGAAGATTACCTCTGCGACATCGTCAACGGCTGCCTGCGTTTCCGCGATGCCGAGGGTACGGTGTACCCCTTCTCCAACCTGCTGGAGTTCGACGCCGTGCGGCGCGAACCGGCGTTCCGTGCCACGGACTACTGGCTGTCGAACCGGACGATCCCGGCCGAAAAATGCGCCAACGGCAACATCCGCATCCTGCGCAAAGACCTGACCGCCACGGTCGGCAACGTGATGGTATTCGGCGCGGCTGCGCGTTACAACCCCGGTTTCACGCTCGCCGACTGCCGGGGCGTTGCCATCCGCGACGTCAACCTCTACCACTGCGGCGGCATGGGTGTGATCGCGCAGCGCAGCCGCGACATCGAGCTTCGCAAGCTGGTGATCGTCCCCTCGCCCGGCAAGGGACGCATGATCAGCATTACGGCCGATGCCACGCACTACGTCAACTGCGGCGGCTACATCCGCATGATCGACTGCACGTTCGAGAACCAGAAGGACGACGCGACGAATATCCACGGGCTGTACATGGCCGTCGAAAAGGTCGGGGGCGCCGACAAACTGCTGCTCCGCTGGCGCAACTCGGGGCAGTACGGCGTGGATTTCATCGTGCCGGGGATGACCCTCGAACTGGTCGACAACAACAACGTGGAGACCTATGCCCGCCGGACGGTGAAGTCCGTCAGGCGCCTCAACAAGGTTTACACCGAAGTCACCTTCACCGAGCCGCTCCCCGACGGGGTCGAGCCCATGCATGTCGTGGCGGCCGACGATGAATATCCCGAGGTGCTCATCAAGGGCTGCCGCATGCGCGGCAACCGGGCGCGCGGCCTGCTGCTGGGCTCGCGCAACCGCATGGTCATCGAGGATAACTACTTCCACATCGCCGGGGCGGCCATCCTGATCGAAGGCGACGCCAACTACTGGTACGAGCAGTCGGGCGTGCGCGACGTGGTGATCCGCCGCAACCTCTTCGAGAACGGCAACTACGGCAGTCCCGGTTGGGGCTCGGCATGTATTGCCGTGGGCAGCGGCATCCCCGACCGCGAGACCAGCCGCTACCACCGCAACATCCGGGTCGAGGGCAATACCTTCCGCGTGTTCGACCCGCGTATCGTCAACCTCTACTGTGTCGACGGGTTCGTGTTCACGCGCGACAACGTCATCGAATACACCGACGATTATCCCTATGTACTCGACGAAAA
- a CDS encoding glycoside hydrolase family 97 protein, with amino-acid sequence MNLFRCFAISFALSFAAACSSGPGTDFKVASPDGTLCVGIRAADSLTYTVTRHGTPVLLPSAIGLHFADGTVLGRGAKVTDARRETVERVVEAPFYRQARFTEHYNQLRLTFEGGYAVTFRVFDQGCAYRIETHLPGERTVAGEVAEFNFAGDPGLFAAYSDGLCNAYQSQYEKCRLNALGTEKPVLLPLAADCGAAGRVLVCEADLEAYPGMFLTPSAGGLRGLFAAVPDSCYLHERRCQEKVATRHDYIARVEGTRTYPWRILAVADEDRELPTNDLVYALAAENRIGDCSWVKPGKVAWEWWNDWGLTGVDFEPGINTRTYKAYIDFAADYGLEYVVLDEGWSDPKAGDVMSVVEQIDLPELVRYADAKGVGLMLWVVGNVLDAKLEEACSYYAGLGIRGFKVDFIDRDDQKAVELVYRLARVAAAHRLVLDIHGVYKPTGQNRTYPNIINFESVFGLEELKWSNPDMPLYDVTFPFIRMVQGPVDYTPGAYRNATREGFRIDYRNPMSQGTRAHQVAAYVVFDAPLVMLCDSPTRYMADEAYTRFIASLPVVFDTTRVLAGEIGEYIVTARKRQDCWYVGGLTGWTPRTLDVDLSLLDPGREYTATLLADDGRSAAEPARYALSTQRVTSATRLQIPVAPGGGFALKIEPADNK; translated from the coding sequence ATGAACCTTTTCCGCTGCTTTGCCATTTCGTTTGCATTGTCCTTCGCGGCCGCCTGCTCGTCCGGCCCCGGGACTGATTTCAAAGTCGCCTCGCCCGACGGGACGCTCTGCGTCGGGATCCGTGCGGCCGACTCGCTGACCTATACCGTGACCCGCCACGGTACGCCCGTGCTGCTGCCTTCGGCCATCGGGCTGCACTTCGCCGACGGTACGGTGCTGGGACGCGGTGCGAAGGTGACCGATGCGCGGCGCGAAACGGTGGAACGGGTCGTCGAGGCTCCCTTCTACCGGCAGGCACGCTTCACGGAGCATTACAACCAGCTGAGGCTTACCTTCGAAGGCGGTTATGCCGTGACTTTCCGGGTCTTCGACCAGGGTTGCGCCTACCGTATCGAAACGCATCTGCCGGGCGAACGAACCGTGGCCGGTGAAGTGGCCGAGTTCAATTTCGCGGGCGACCCCGGGTTGTTCGCCGCCTATTCCGACGGCCTGTGCAACGCCTACCAGAGCCAGTATGAGAAGTGCCGCCTGAACGCGCTGGGGACGGAAAAACCCGTCCTGCTGCCGCTGGCCGCCGACTGCGGCGCCGCCGGCCGCGTGTTGGTCTGCGAAGCCGATCTGGAAGCCTATCCCGGCATGTTCCTGACGCCCTCGGCGGGCGGCCTGCGGGGGCTGTTTGCCGCCGTGCCCGACAGTTGCTACCTTCACGAGCGCCGCTGCCAGGAGAAGGTCGCCACGCGCCACGACTATATCGCCCGCGTCGAGGGCACGCGGACATATCCGTGGCGTATCCTCGCCGTGGCCGACGAAGACCGCGAACTCCCGACCAACGACTTGGTCTATGCCCTCGCCGCAGAGAACCGTATCGGCGACTGCTCGTGGGTGAAGCCCGGCAAGGTGGCCTGGGAGTGGTGGAACGACTGGGGGCTGACGGGCGTGGACTTCGAGCCGGGTATCAACACGCGAACCTATAAGGCCTATATCGACTTCGCGGCCGACTACGGGCTCGAATACGTCGTGTTGGACGAAGGGTGGTCGGATCCGAAGGCCGGCGACGTGATGTCCGTGGTCGAGCAGATCGACCTGCCCGAACTGGTGCGTTATGCCGACGCCAAAGGTGTCGGGCTGATGCTGTGGGTCGTGGGCAACGTGCTCGACGCCAAGCTCGAAGAGGCGTGCAGCTACTATGCCGGATTAGGTATCCGCGGCTTCAAGGTCGACTTTATCGACCGCGACGACCAGAAGGCCGTCGAGCTGGTCTACCGCCTTGCCCGGGTCGCCGCCGCGCACCGCCTGGTGCTCGATATCCACGGCGTTTACAAACCCACGGGTCAGAACCGCACCTATCCCAATATCATCAATTTCGAAAGCGTCTTCGGGCTGGAGGAACTCAAGTGGAGCAATCCCGACATGCCGCTCTACGACGTGACCTTCCCCTTCATCCGTATGGTGCAGGGCCCGGTGGACTATACCCCCGGCGCCTACCGCAATGCCACGCGCGAAGGCTTCCGGATCGACTACCGCAACCCGATGAGCCAGGGCACGCGGGCGCACCAGGTGGCGGCTTACGTGGTCTTCGACGCACCGCTGGTGATGCTCTGCGACTCTCCGACGCGCTACATGGCCGACGAGGCCTACACGCGCTTCATCGCTTCGCTGCCCGTCGTGTTCGATACGACGCGGGTGCTCGCGGGCGAAATCGGCGAATATATCGTCACGGCACGCAAACGGCAGGATTGCTGGTATGTGGGCGGGCTTACCGGCTGGACGCCGCGCACGCTCGATGTCGACCTGTCGCTGCTCGACCCCGGGCGGGAGTATACGGCCACGCTGCTCGCCGACGACGGCCGCTCGGCTGCGGAGCCCGCCCGCTATGCGCTCTCCACGCAACGGGTGACCTCCGCGACACGGCTGCAAATACCCGTGGCGCCCGGCGGCGGCTTCGCGCTGAAGATCGAACCGGCTGATAACAAATAA